ACAAGTGCGACCGGTAACGAAGGATCGCTTCCGTGTTGCAAAAGAAGAGTTGCGATTTTCGGAAGAGAGGTCGTTCCCATAAAGAGTGCGATCGTTCCTTTGAACTTGGCGAACCAAGTCCAATCGGTTTCTTCGTTCAGAACGGTATGTCCGTCCATGATCAAAACCTGACGGGACAAACCTCTGTGTGTCAAAGGAAAACCCGCAAAGGAAGAGCCCGCATTCAAGGAACTTACGCCGGGAACGATCTCGTATTCAATATTATGATTGAGTAATGTGATTAATTCTTCGCCGCCTCTTCCGAAAACGAAAGGATCTCCGCCTTTCAGACGAACCACATTCTTCCCTTGCAAAGCGTAGGAAAGAAGAAGTTCGTTGATTTCCTCTTGAGTCGCGGAATGGGCGCCGGAACGTTTTCCCACGTAATGAACAACCGCGAACTTGGGAAAAATTTCCAGAAACGAAGGATCCAAAAGCGCGTCATACAAAATGACTTCCGCTTTGGTAAGAATCCGATACGCACGCAAAGTGAGATCCTCCGGATTTCCCGGTCCGGCTCCGACAAGATAAACCTTGCCGGGTTGAAGATCTTTATTCGTATCGACGTTTAACACGGATTAGGCTCCGACTCCGGTGATCATTCCCGCGCCGACGGTGGAATTGGTTCCTTCGTCGACGAGGATAAAACTTCCGGTGGAACGATTGATTCTATATTCGTCGAAACTTACGGGCTTTGCAGTGCGAATTTTGATTTTTCCCATTTCGTTTAACGCAAGTCCGGAAGAAGCGTCTTGTTTTTCGTGAGTGTCGGGCGCGACTTTGAATTCGATTTCTTTTACGACCGCTTTTACCGAGTTTGTGGTTTGGCGAAGAAGATATTTATTTCCGGATAATAACGCCTTGGAATCCATCCAACAGATGTTCGCTTCCAAATCCTGAGAAACGACCGGTCGGTTGTCGGACTGAACGATCATATCGCCTCGGGAAATATCGATCTCGTCTTTCAGACGGATCGTGACGGACATAGGAGGAAACGCTTCTTCCACTTCTCCGTCGAACGTGTCGATGGCTTCTATCGTGCTCGTAAACCCGCTCGGAAGAACCGTGATAAAATCGCCTTTTCTGAAAATTCCGCTGCGGACCTGACCTGCATATCCTCTGTAATCGTGATGTTCGTCGGAAAGAGGACGGATCACATATTGAACCGGAAAACGCGCGTCTTCGATGTTCTCGTCGCTTTCGATATAAACTTCTTCGAGATGATTGAGAAGTGTGCGACCGTCATACCAGGAAAGATTTTCGGACTTATCGACGACGTTGTCTCCGTTGAGCGCGCTGATCGGAATAAATTCAATATCCTTAATGTCCAATCGGAAAGCGAAGTTCAGATATTCCGCTTTGATTTCCTCGTAACGCGCTTGGGAAAATTCCACGAGGTCCATCTTGTTGATACAAACCACGAGGTGAGGAATCCGAAGCATCGAAGCGATGTAAGAATGGCGATACGTTTGTTCGATCACGCCTTTTCTTGCGTCGATCAGAATGATCGCGAGGTTCGAGTTAGACGCGCCCGTAACCATATTGCGAGTGTACTGAACGTGACCCGGAGCGTCTGCGATGATGAACTTTCGTTTTGGTGTGGAAAAATACTTATAAGCGACGTCGATCGTAATTCCTTGTTCTCTTTCGGCTTTGAGACCGTCGGTAAGAAGAGCCAGGTTGATCTGACCGTTGTTTCCGCGCGCGGTTTTTTCGATCGCTTCGAGTTGGTCCTCAAAAATCGATTTGCTATCGTAGAGAAGTCTTCCGATCAAAGTGGACTTACCGTCGTCCACGCTTCCCGCAGTAATAAAACGCAATAAATCCATCAGAAGTATCCTCCTCTCTTTCTGTCTTCCATAGCCGCTTCGGAACGTTTGTCGTCGAGTCTGGAACCTCGTTCGGTGGTCCGAGTGGTTTGGATTTCGAGGATGATGTCGTCGATGTTATCCGCTTGCGAATCCACGGCCGCCGTGCAAGTCATATCGCCCACGGTGCGGAAACGAACCACTTTGTCTTCAACGCGGTCGTTCGAATCGATGGTGATAAACTTGGATACGGGAAAGAGAAGATTCTCGCGATAGATCACTTGTCGTTTATGAGAAAAATATAAGGAAGGGAGCGCGATGTTTTCCTTGCGGATGTATTCCCAAACGTCCAGCTCGGTCCAGTTGGAAATCGGAAAAACGCGTACATTCTCCCCCGGACCGATTTTACCGTTATAAATATTCCAAAGCTCGGGTCTTTGCAGTTTCGGATCCCATTGACCGAACTCGTCGCGAACGGAAAAAACGCGTTCTTTCGCTCTGGCCTTTTCTTCGTCGCGGCGCGCGCCACCGATACAAGCGTCGAATTTGAATTCGGCGATCGTATCCAAAAGGGTCACGGTTTGAATTCCGTTTCTGCTCGGGAACTTTCCTTTTTCTTCGACCGCTTTGCCTTGATCGATGGAATCTTGAACGTAACGAACGATCAGCTTCTCGCCGATCTTAGAAGCGAGTTCGTCTCTGAAATCAAGGGCTTCCTGAAAGTTATGACCGGTATCGATGTGAACGAGAGGGAACGGAAACTTCCCCGGACGAAACGCTTTCAACGCGAGATGCACTAGCGTAATCGAATCTTTTCCTCCGGAAAAAAGAAGAGCAGGTCTTTCAAACTGAGAAGCGGTTTCCCGAAGAATATAAATCGATTCCGCTTCGAGTTGTTCGAGATGTGTAAGTCTGGATCTATTCATAGTTGAATTCATATTGCTCTTTTAGGTCCGGATTTCTGACGGACCAACTTGCCGTCGACGACGTGAAGTCCGCATTCTTGGTTGGATTCTTCCCACCACCATCTTCCGGAGCGGATGTCTTCTCCAGGCTGAACCGCTCTTGTGCAAGGAGCGCATCCGATCGAAGGAAATCCTTTTTTGTGTAATACGTTCACCGGAATCCGATACGTATCGATAAAGTCCTGCGTGCGTTCCAACGACCAATCGAGAATCGGATGATATTTTAAAATATTACGCGAAGAATCGAGTTCGACTTTCGTCAAAGAATGTCTGGAATCCGATTGTTCCGACCGAATTCCGGTGATCCAAAGTTTTGTTCCGACAAGAGCACGATTCAGAGGCTCGACCTTTCGGATATAACAACATTCTTTTCTATTATCCACCGAATCGTAAAAGCTGTCGGGCCCTTTCGTATTGATGAGAGTTTGAACCGCGATCGTGTCGGGAAAATACGTTTCGATTTTTTTGTTATAACTTGCGTTTGTCAGTTTGTGAAGGTCGTAGGTTTCGTTGAACAGACGACCCGTATCCAAAGTAAAAACTCTGATTTTCAGATTTCGGGAGAATATAACGTGAGTGATGACTTGGTCCTCAAGACCCAAACTCGTGGAGAAGGCCGCAGTTTCTCCATACTCGTTGCTAATCCATTCTAAAGCGTCTTCCAGGCTCAAAGGCGCAAGTTTTTGTTCCAGCTCTTGCGGATTCATGTTCGTGTTAATCTAAGTCTTGAATGGGAGGCTCACGCATCCAGCTTGATTTTATAATTGATCCAAGAAATAGCCCAGATTTAAGAAAAAATAAGACTATCTATTTACCAAAGTTTTATATATTGGATTTTTTGTAAACTATATTTGATATAAGGTATTGTTAAACGCAATTTTCTCAATCTTACTGGAAATTCTATGGATTAAAGAGAAATTTTTAAGATTTTTCTCCATGATATTTTCCCAACAGGTCTTGATCCACTTGATAGCGTTGTCACTTTAAATTTTCACACTCAATTTCGGATTTTTGTAAAATCATTCAATTCTCTTCCACAATCCCAAACTGCTTTGTTGATTACTCATCTCTACAAAATAGAGTGCCCAAAATTCTGCGTTTAACGCGAGATTTATACTCAAATGAACGGTATTTTATAAGAATCAGTAGAAACCCGCTTTTGCTTTTAGTATTGTTTCAGGTTTTTTTACGGAGCCTTTAATTGAAACATTTTCTGTAAACTCATCGGAACTAGTCCCAACAATTTTTAAGAACCCTATAAGACGAATCAGTTACAATCATTCCGCAAGTATGATTCCCACAGATCACGTCCCTTGAATAGTTTATGGGTTTCGAAACAGTCTTTTCGTTGTTAAATTCTTATAGTAGTTTCCACATTCTAAGGCATTAAGAAAAGGCCTGAGCATTATTTTTGGTTTTAATTACGAGCTCCTTATTACGGAAAGCTCTCGTTAGAAATTCGGAGATCGTATTTTATAATGGTTCGCTTAGATCCGTCGCAAACTTAGGGCACTTTTTTAGGATCAATACTAAAGCGTAACTTAGAAGTATTTTATAATGTTCTTAATCAATACAAAGACATGACAATACTTTAGTAACAGGTAAATAAAGGTTAAAAACCTACTTAAAAGCAAAATTCACTGCAAAATCTTTTTTTATTTTCACATTCTTAAGATCGAAATTAAATTTTCTGATCCGTTTTTTATCGAAAGTATTGGAAATTTTATCCTTTTAACTTGAATTGGTTTTTAAATGGAAATCGTATCGATCTTAAAAGGATTTTTTAGAAAAAATTCCAAAATCTATACTCTATTATTCGGTTTTTATGGGAGCCTATTTTTAATCCTATTCTTGAACGAAGAATTCGGATTTGCTCTTCTCACTTCGAAGGATTTTAAACTAAAAGCGACTAGTACATTCATACTATATGGAATTCTAATATTTCTGTTTTATTATCATCTTCCTAAAAAGAGAAAAATTCGATTCCGTAAAGGAAAAATAATCAGTTTCCTTTTCGTATTTTGGATTAGTTTGATTGTTTTAAATCTATCCGACTTTCCCTATGAAAAATTCCTATTCTATCTTCCAAGAGAATGGATCTTTTGGACCTGGAAGATTATTAAACAATTCACGCATACTCTTCCCTTGTTAGTTTTTCCTCTATTATACGACTTTTATAGATACAAAACGAATCCTGTTCCATTTGAAAAAAGAAGAAGTCCTTCTTATTATCCGATTTTAATTCTCGCTGTGATAATCTCTGCAATCGGTTCCTTTATTCCAGGTTTTAAAGAATTTTATCCGAGGGTTCCAATTACAAACGAACGGCTATTGTATCATGCGACTTGGTTTACGACTCTCATTTTTGAAATCGTATATCTTTATACTTTTTATTTTACGGAATTCTTTTTTAGAAAATTTTTAATTCGATATTTAAGCGTCGTAGGCCGTTATCACGCAGTAGGAATGGCGGCTTTAATTTATGGCATGGTTCACTTTCAAAAACCGAGAGGAGAAATTCTAAGTTCTTTTTTCGGAGGATTGTTAATGGGGGCTTTGAGCATTAGAACTCATTCGATTCGAGGCGGGCTTTACGCACATATCGCACTCGCAGCCGGTATGGAGTTTTTTACCGGGATCTATATTTGGGATAAATTATTTTGATTTTTAGAGTCTCCTAAATTTATCAGAACTTATTTTAAATACTGGTTACTCATTTAAAGCATAACCTTTATGTATGTAAAAATTTATTCTAAAAACTATCACACAAAATTTTCCAAACATGTTATCGGCAAGGTTAAGATCAAAGCAAAAGCTCGACTAACTCGAAACTTGGAAAAATCAAAATTGTTACTACTGATCCTATAAAATAGAATACCGTTAATTTAAGCACAAATCCCATAGACACAAAATTTTAGACACTCTATTCTGTAGGGATGACTACTAATCTCTATATAATAGAGCGCCGTTAATTTAAGCACAAATCCCACGTTTAGACGTAGAATTTTGGGCACTCTATTCTGTAGGGATGAGTAATCTAATAAGTCAGCAAAAGATCAAAAGTAAGTCTCAATACATAAGAGAATCATAATAAATAAGCATTCTATCTTGATAAGGAGAAGGCGCTTATCTCTACAGCATAAGTACCCAAAATCAAGATAAAAAAAGAAACTACTCCAAGAAAAAGTACAATTTGAAGTAGCAATATGCTCATGTAGAAAAACCAATTGAGTAATATCCCTTCCCCGGATCAATACTTTTGGTTCAAGAGTTCAATCTATATTAAAAGACAGGAATTTAATAAACTCAGCATTCTAAGAGGAATTCTTTTCAGAATTTTTCATCTTTCCGCTTTCAAATCACTCAAAAGCTTTTCGAACCGAATTCCGATCTTTTTTTAAACTCTTGAAAGTAAAGAATTGCAAAATTTATCTCTTCAAGAATTATTATTTACCATGCAACTGAGCACAGTTTTTTCAGATTTTATTTTAAGTTTTGTCTCTATCTTTGTCGCGATTCAAATTAAAAATATAACCTCTTATTCGAAAGCCGTTGGTTTTTTAGGATTTATTGCGATAGGAATCTCCGCCGGATTAGGAGCAATTCACTTTTTGGGAATCGAGATTCTAGACCCGATCTATCGTTTTTCGGTAGGGTTTGCCTCTTTTGTCGGAGTACCTTTAATTGGTACCGGCTTCTTCCATATCGGGATCAAAAAATTGGAAAAGAATTTTATTTATCCGATTACGGGAGTTTTCATTTTTCTTTATATAATTTTCGGTTATATTTTTCTTTTCCCACTTTTATCCACTGCCTTGGGTGGAGTTGCAATGATTACGGCGATTCTTGTTTGTATTCGTAAAAATTCGGGAGAGACAAAAATTCCAGCTCTTTATGGAATTTTGGGAGCGATTCTTTTCATCCTCGCAGGACTTGTGATAGGAACAACAGGTTCCAGAGGGCCTATTTTAAACGTGGATATTTTTCATATCGTTCTCGCCGTCGCCGTCTACTCTTTGAGCGTCTCCCTCAAAAGATTAAGCTAATAGTCGCCGTTGAAACATTAGAACACTATAATACTCCTAAAAAACTCTTTTTACCGATTAATTTAAGAACCTGCCCCAAAAGAAACTCAATCGCATCTCACTTCTTAAGGGGCGTTCGATGGGGATAGAACCCAGAACTCGCCCTATCTCTCGCGACCCTTCCGGAGCGAGATTTGAGTTTAAAAAGCGTTCTGTTAAGAGTCATCAGCTTGATCTTTCCGACAAAGCAGAAAACTCAATGCGTCGCTCTCTAACATAACGTGAGTTCGGTATAACAAATGCGAAAGCGATTCTATGTTTCGACCTGAATGCCGATCCATAGAGAGGCATTCGCTGAGTTTAGGGAGAAACATTGAGTTAAAGCGCAGTCGCGAGCGATTCGCCCAAACTTTCTTACGCCGAACTCACGTTAAATAATATTATCATAGTATTCTTCTCATGCGTCCGAGTAGTAAGAAGACTTTTGGGATAATAAGGATCAAAAACTGATATTTTTCAAGTATTCCGACAAGAATGAAACTTTTTACTTGAAAAAAATATGATTTTCTGATAGAGAAAAATCTTCCGAACCTTTCCATCTCCACCCAAAAATAAGGGGAAACTCAGGCACAACGCTTCCTAAGGGGCGCGTTGTGGGAACTAAGTTTCACAGAAGATTTGGTCGGAATTCCGACAGATTTATCTTCGGATCCAAGTACTTGTGGGGTTGGTTATGGCGCTCTAAGGATCACTTTCGCGGGTTTTGGGACGCGCCGTAAGATGACTCGTAGTCTTTCAAAATTCTTAGGAAGTAAAAATTTATTTCAAAGACTATTTACGGAGATACAACGAAAATTCAAGATAAAATGAATCCGATCGAATCTATCTTGAACTTTGAACTTGTCCCAAAACTTCAGAATGCAGAAACTTCAACAAGAGTCTTCCAACAACAAAGTTTGTTTAAAAGCTCTTAACCTATCCGGTAAGATTAATCTGTGAAAATTACTACGCTTTGTTCCGGATTTACTGATTTCTTTTAAAGTTTTAGAACAAGTTTTTTATACAATTTGCTAAAGTATTTTTGGCGCGACCCGATTCCTATCAAAGGGAAAAATATTTCCTATAAAAAAAGAAAGATAAGTCGGGGTAACATATGTTCGAACGACATTATTTCATAAACTCCAAATCGAACCAAATCCATACCCTCACAAAATAATAGTTTTTTATTTTAGAATATTCTAAATTTATTTCATACAAAAAATAAGTTGTTTGATCCCTATGCGACGCCGTACCTATCGGTACGGCGTTGGTTAAAAAACTAGAAAAGGGAAAGAAAAAGAGACGGCTTGGAAAACGGAGCGCCGTGAACGGCTTCAGCATCGGAGACCGTAATCGCATGCGATCCAGCTTTGAGATATTGCGCAAGTCCCTCAGTTTCCGATTGGTTGAAAAATACGCCTTTGTCCAACCACACGACTTTGAGATTAAAACCGTTCCATATATTTGGAGAAACGGACAACCTCGAAACAGCATTTGTCGTTTGTCCGGAAGGATCCAAACCTACGATATTGGCTGCGGCCGTGTACGGCTCCAAATTACTCATAACTTCCAATTGAGCCGGAGTTGGAGCACCCGTTACCGGAACCCCGTTTACCGCGAATTTTGTATTGATGTAAAAATCGTCCGGTGTCTCTACAAAAAAGCCCGTTATAACCTGAGGAGGAAAAGGTTGCGTTTCCACCACTTTTTCCGTCTTAAAACTCCAAACAAAACCTTTTGCAGAATTCGGGTCAGTTATAGGAGCATCCGCACCGAACCAAGGTAAAGCCGAAGGAATATCACTTGCGATCAGGATTGTATTTTCGATACCAAATGCATCCAAAAGGCTGGAACCGCCATCCCGAAACCTACTCTGAATCATCTGAATGACAAGGCCACCGATACTATGTCCAACGATGGTCGTAATCTTCCTTTTTTCCGTACCAACCATTTGGTTCAGCAAAGCACGGAGTGCATCTCCGTAATTTCCAACACTCAATTGACTCACATTGGCCGGAGCAGGCGCAGTCCCGCGAGTCATGGTACTAGCGCCATGTCCTGGAAGATCCATAATATAAACGTGAGTCGCTTTTCCCTGATTGATCAATTCTTTGGCTAACGGTTCAAAGAAGGCGCTATTGTCTCCGAAACCGTGAACAAATAAAACCGTCTTCCCATTGATAATGATCGGTCCTCCGCTTGGCTTGCGGTAATGAACGACATTGATCTTATAATAAGTGGTTTCAAGCACATTGAAACCGCGGCCTACCAAATTGTACGTGAGAATTTCCCTTTCATAAGCGGCGCTAATGGAATTTACGCCGGATAAAAAAACTAGAAAACTTACGACCAGAACAATTCTTCTAGATCGACTTTGAATTTTCTGAATACCCAATCCAATCTTCATGGAATAGTTTCTCCTTACACTTTTTTTGAAGAAAAAAACTCTACTCTAACAATTTCCTTTTTTGTTTGAGTTATCGGAAAAATCATTTTGCGATCTATTTGTAAAGCAAATTTTGCACCACTTAAAACATAAAATTGACTCTTTATTATAAATAGATCATGATTTAGTGTCAAAAATATCTTATTGAACTTAAAAGAGGTATTTAAAATAAAATAAATAGATTTTGAAATTATTTTAGAATCTAAAAAGCGGCCTTTTCTCCTAACTTGGAATGTGGTTTGATGCAAAAGTTCATATCAAAAAAACGACAGAAAAACGAGGGAATGAAAAGTATAAGGAGAAATGGAGGCGAGCGAAGCAAACCAAGAGGCTTCGCTATTTCGGCGCAAACTTCGTCGATAGGTTCTAATTTATTTGTAAATGTTCTAGCGAATTTAACTTCTTTTTTGTCACTTTTACCGTTATATCGGTGTTTGGCGGTCGGTCATCGCCTTTCCGAACTTAAAGCCTGTTCCAAAACCTGAAGAAATCAATCAGTAAGTTCGTAATAAAAGGCAGGGCGCGGCATGACAGATAACGACGAAAGTTTACCGACGTCGCCCTGAAAGTTTATAACGCGCTTTCAAAGAGTCTTTTCGGTGTTAAATGCGTATATGGGAGTTCCCGCCACTCCGTAGAATTTTCACTTTTCGAATCAGCTCCTAATTCAGGGTTAGATCAATCAGTTCGGATTTTAAAACTATTCCATCACGATGGTAATATCAACCCGACGGTTTTTTTGTCTACCCTGGGCTGTAGAGTTATCGGCGATCGGTTTTGATTTTCCATATCCTTCATAAGACATTCTTTTTTCTTCCAAACCTTGTTCGTCTCTAAGTTCTTTTAAGACGGAAAGAGCGCGTTCTCTGGAAAGTTTTCGATTGTATTCGTCCCCGCCCGAGTTATCGGTATGACCGCTAATCCTGATCTCCCTGTCCCCATATTTTTTCAATACGGATGCGATTCTTTTTAATTCGAGTTTCGCCTCATCTTTGAGTTGGGAACTATTGTAATCGAACAACACCGAGTTTAACGAAATCGCGATTCCTTCCTCTGTTCTTCGAATTTCAACCGGGGGGCCGGAAGATTTCATCGTTTCCTGTTTAGCTTTATTCTCCTCTTCTTCTGGCCATGAAAGAGTTTCTCTCGGAGGATTTTTAGAGTTTTTTTTCGAATCAGATCCCGATTCGATTCCGGTAGGAAGCTCTCCGCCCAAAATTTTACGGACTTCCTCAGCGAACTTATCTTTATCGCTATCCGTAAGCTTTACATTTTTATTATATACTCCATGGATGTCGAATGACATTTCCTGAGCCGTTCCATTTGCGTAAATGAAAGTATAAGTCAACTGAACTCTTTTATATTGAGGAAGACCAAGTTCGCGATTGAAAAAAACCATACCTCTTGCAAACCCGTAGATTTTAAAAGGAATTCCCTCTTGTCCCATTTGAGAATCGTAATATAACGTATAGTTGTATTCAATCCGATCGCCTTTATCGGAAAGATTCTGAAATTCCCATTCGTCGACGCCGTGATACTTATACTTTGCAAGAACCGTAATCATTACTCTTCCGCCCGGAAATTGAAAACTTTCCGTAGCAGGTTGAGTCCATTCGTCTCCGACAGAAACCGGCTTTTCGGAAAAACTTGGAAGAGAACGTAGGTTCGGCATACTATATTCTTGTGGAACCTTGTATTGCCCTAAATCCGTAATTTGAAATCTGCTTTTAAACGTTTTATCTTTGCGAAATGCGGAGTCGACTTCCGGAAAACGACTGTAAGTATCGAAGAACCCGTCTAACAAACATGTTTTCATTTCGCAAGAGAGAGTCTGTAAAAGAATTCGATTTTTATCCTCTCTTTTGATCGTTCTTCCTTGGCTTATCAGACGAACGTTATGATATTCGTTTAACTCAACGTTCTCTCCCGGAGTCAACCTCCAACGAAAAAGAAATTTTTCCGGTTCTTCCGAAAAAAGAGAATTAAAGTTTATAAACATTAAAATAACGCAAAATGCAATTTTAAGAAATCCCTGACCCGTAGTTTGAGATTTCAAGTTTTGATCCAAAAGTGTCCCCATAGTTATAGTTTCGTAAAATTTCACTAAAACATAAGGAAAGTATAAAAAACTTTCCGAAAAAATACGATCTGGACGAAATTTAAAATTAGAATTCTTACTTGTTTACCTTTAAGGAGAATGAAATGGAAGCTAGACTCGTTTACGTCACAGTCGGCAACGAAAAGGAAGCTATTAAAATTGGAAAGACCGTCGTAAAGGAAAGATTAGCCGCGTGTGCGAACATTCTTCCGAAGATAAAGTCAATTTATCATTGGGAAAAAAAGTTGGTTGAAGACAACGAAGCCGTTCTTATCCTAAAAACAAAAAGCGAACTCATGACAGAACTTACCCTAAGGATCAAATCCTTACACAGTTACTCCGTACCTTGTGTGGTTAGTCTTCCTTTATTGGAAGGAAATCGGGAATATTTTTCATGGATTTTCAGCGAGGTTATTGCCGAATAAAATATATTCAAAAAACTTTATATTATGCAAATACACGTTAAACAAAAATTCACAGCTCTTACATTTAATTCCGCCTTTTTCGGTTTTTACGCACATGCGGGTTTTGCAAAGGGACTTTCGGAAATCGGATTTTATCCTTCCAAAATTACTGGTTGTAGTTCGGGAGCCTTGATCGGCTCTCTCGTTGCGGCCGGAGTTCCCATCGATACCGTGACCGATCTAATTTTAAACTTAAGGAAAAAAGATTTCTGGGAAGGGAATTTGGTCACAAATTTTGTAAAGCCGATCCGCAAAGGATTGAAAAATTATTCCGGAATTCTTTCCGGTAAAAAGATCAAAGAATTATTAAAGCCTTATTTGGGTCATAAAAAGATAGAAGACCTTCCTATCCCGATGGGAATATCGGTTTCAAACATAACAAAACAAATCAGAGAACTCAAAACAAAAGGAGATTTGATCGACCGAATTCTCGCTTCGATGACCTTTCCTTTCCTCTTTGAAATTCAAAAGTTGGGGGAGGAAGAATTTATAGACGGAGGAGTCGCCGATCAGGAACCAATCAAGGAATTGATTTTAGATAAGTCCGTCCGTAAGATTGTGGTTCACAGCGTTCGCACAAAAAAAGACCGCTCCGAGAGAGCGATGATCCGCGCTTTTCATTCCTCGGTTCAGATCATCGAAAATGAAACAAGAGAACTAAAAGAATTACTCGCAAAACATTATAAAAAAGAAATATTAAGAGTCGAAACGGTAACTCCTTATATAGACGCAAATCAGCTTAGACATGGAAAGGATGCGATGGAAGAAGGAAAAAAAAGCGCGCATCACTGGAAGAAAAAGATTCTCGCTCCCGCTTAATTCTATTGGAACCGATCGTCGCAGAAGTCACGGAGAATTACGTAAAACTCCATAGGGCGCTTTCAAAATTAATGGAAGCGCCAATCTTCAATTATAAAAGTTTTGACTTCTATTCGAATCCGGATTCGCATTGGTTCACAAGAGCCATCCTCAAAGGGAACTTATCCCTTTCTGACTTGAGTTCGGAAATCGAGGATTTGAGGAACAAGGGATTCCATCCTGATATTTTAGATTTTTTGAATACCAGAACTCACGAAATCCCGATTTATAAACTCGGGTATAATTTCTGTAACGAACAGGTCGGAATGTTTTTAAAAGGAGATCCCATTTCGCTTAACAAAAAATCGAATACGGAATTCGATATTCGAAAAATCGAAACAGAAAAAGATCTAAAAATTTGGTTGAGGATTTTAAACGATTCTTTCAAATCCGACGACCGGGAAAATCTGTATCTTAAATTATTGGATCAAAACTCATTTCGACTATACGGAGGCTTTACAAACGGGCAAATGACCGCGACCGGAATGACTTTTTATGACGGAGAATCCTTCGGTTTATATTCGATTACTACCGATCTCAACCATAGGAGTTTCGGTTACGCATCTGCTCTCATAGAACATATATTAGGCGAAATTCGAAAAGAATTTCCGGGGTTTATCATTTTACACGCGACCGAGATGGGAAAGGGAATCTACGAAAAGTTTGGTTTTGAAAAGTCAACTCTTCTTAGGCATTGGAGTGCAATTTAGAACCCGTCTTAAAACACCAAAATGTAGAAACTACTAAAATTTCAAAGGAAAGTTTTTACACTTCCAATTCCTGTATACCGAATTTACCTCAGACTACGTACACATAAAGTTCTCGTTTAAGAATAGAAAGGAAATTAGTTATTATAATCTAAATTCTGAAAGTTAAATTTGATCCTAGAAATAGTTTACGAATCTTTTTACTACTCGGACACATGAATAGAATACTATGATAAATCTATTTCGAAAATTAAAATATTGGAATCTTCCTCTAAAAGACCGCTAATCCCCGATCTAACCTAATTTTTGAGAACTGCCGTTGTTTTGCAAAATTGATTGAGTACCGTTTTCATGCGTCCGAGTAGTAATTGTCTAACAGGTTCAAGTGAAAAGGATAACCGCAAGAATTCAGAAATCTTCCGATCACTTCATTCTAACGCCGCAAAAAAATACCGCCTCAATCGAACCCGGAAACTCATAGTTTTCAAAAGGAGACCAACCGGACTTA
The nucleotide sequence above comes from Leptospira weilii. Encoded proteins:
- a CDS encoding alpha/beta hydrolase, which produces MKIGLGIQKIQSRSRRIVLVVSFLVFLSGVNSISAAYEREILTYNLVGRGFNVLETTYYKINVVHYRKPSGGPIIINGKTVLFVHGFGDNSAFFEPLAKELINQGKATHVYIMDLPGHGASTMTRGTAPAPANVSQLSVGNYGDALRALLNQMVGTEKRKITTIVGHSIGGLVIQMIQSRFRDGGSSLLDAFGIENTILIASDIPSALPWFGADAPITDPNSAKGFVWSFKTEKVVETQPFPPQVITGFFVETPDDFYINTKFAVNGVPVTGAPTPAQLEVMSNLEPYTAAANIVGLDPSGQTTNAVSRLSVSPNIWNGFNLKVVWLDKGVFFNQSETEGLAQYLKAGSHAITVSDAEAVHGAPFSKPSLFLSLF
- a CDS encoding OmpA family protein; translated protein: MGTLLDQNLKSQTTGQGFLKIAFCVILMFINFNSLFSEEPEKFLFRWRLTPGENVELNEYHNVRLISQGRTIKREDKNRILLQTLSCEMKTCLLDGFFDTYSRFPEVDSAFRKDKTFKSRFQITDLGQYKVPQEYSMPNLRSLPSFSEKPVSVGDEWTQPATESFQFPGGRVMITVLAKYKYHGVDEWEFQNLSDKGDRIEYNYTLYYDSQMGQEGIPFKIYGFARGMVFFNRELGLPQYKRVQLTYTFIYANGTAQEMSFDIHGVYNKNVKLTDSDKDKFAEEVRKILGGELPTGIESGSDSKKNSKNPPRETLSWPEEEENKAKQETMKSSGPPVEIRRTEEGIAISLNSVLFDYNSSQLKDEAKLELKRIASVLKKYGDREIRISGHTDNSGGDEYNRKLSRERALSVLKELRDEQGLEEKRMSYEGYGKSKPIADNSTAQGRQKNRRVDITIVME
- the cutA gene encoding divalent-cation tolerance protein CutA, translating into MEARLVYVTVGNEKEAIKIGKTVVKERLAACANILPKIKSIYHWEKKLVEDNEAVLILKTKSELMTELTLRIKSLHSYSVPCVVSLPLLEGNREYFSWIFSEVIAE
- a CDS encoding patatin-like phospholipase family protein; amino-acid sequence: MQIHVKQKFTALTFNSAFFGFYAHAGFAKGLSEIGFYPSKITGCSSGALIGSLVAAGVPIDTVTDLILNLRKKDFWEGNLVTNFVKPIRKGLKNYSGILSGKKIKELLKPYLGHKKIEDLPIPMGISVSNITKQIRELKTKGDLIDRILASMTFPFLFEIQKLGEEEFIDGGVADQEPIKELILDKSVRKIVVHSVRTKKDRSERAMIRAFHSSVQIIENETRELKELLAKHYKKEILRVETVTPYIDANQLRHGKDAMEEGKKSAHHWKKKILAPA
- a CDS encoding GNAT family N-acetyltransferase, coding for MEPIVAEVTENYVKLHRALSKLMEAPIFNYKSFDFYSNPDSHWFTRAILKGNLSLSDLSSEIEDLRNKGFHPDILDFLNTRTHEIPIYKLGYNFCNEQVGMFLKGDPISLNKKSNTEFDIRKIETEKDLKIWLRILNDSFKSDDRENLYLKLLDQNSFRLYGGFTNGQMTATGMTFYDGESFGLYSITTDLNHRSFGYASALIEHILGEIRKEFPGFIILHATEMGKGIYEKFGFEKSTLLRHWSAI